A DNA window from Xyrauchen texanus isolate HMW12.3.18 chromosome 6, RBS_HiC_50CHRs, whole genome shotgun sequence contains the following coding sequences:
- the mettl17 gene encoding methyltransferase-like protein 17, mitochondrial: MFLLCNRVYVRWSRYHVALCLIKAQRCQSTEAPLAKTSFLTGAPHRKHPGVTNLNIVRLPEQLQGTALSIIQRAEVKGLAERAHKLSNFLWSRKRALETSQLRKKAILLERTFLEEESDRHKDGNYHEQEARIRKRVLSELRRTTYHRTTLRYNEDLGLVYMAARLAGGYAAIFRALNEIKKRDPLFVPYSFLDFGSGLGTGTWASHTLWGDSLKEYVCVDSSGDMNTLAEQLITGGTEIDNPVIKQVYFRQFLPVSPKVQFDLVIAAFSLSELATLNERINVIFTLWRKTNFYLVLVENGTKEGHQILMEARDTILKGEEEVTYDLRRPAVFAPCTHELPCPKLIKQPIVPCNFSQFYYSLPLSRSLERQQEKFSYLIISRSEGEKAGKTEGFDMARLTAHVHRRPRHVQCQLCCTNGELQQLAVTARHHGRDMYRCARSSDWGDLLPIFHAEETTENDEKL, from the exons atgtttttacttTGCAATCGAGTGTATGTTCGGTGGTCAAGATATCATGTTGCTTTATGTTTGATAAAGGCTCAACGG TGTCAGAGTACAGAAGCACCTCTTGCTAAGACCAGCTTTTTGACTGGTGCTCCTCATAGAAAGCACCCAGGTGTGACAAACCTTAATATCGTGCGCCTGCCAGAGCAGCTTCAGGGCACAGCACTATCCATCATACAAA GGGCAGAGGTAAAGGGTCTGGCTGAAAGGGCACATAAGCTCTCTAACTTCCTTTGGAGCAGGAAGCGGGCATTAGAAACCTCACAACTCAGGAAAAAAGCCATACTTTTAGAGAGGACATTTTTGGAGGAAGAGAGCGATAGGCATAAAG ATGGAAATTATCATGAACAAGAGGCTCGAATAAGAAAGAGAGTATTATCTGAACTGAGAAGAACAACATACCACAGGACTACCTTAAG GTACAATGAAGATCTTGGGTTGGTGTATATGGCTGCAAGGCTAGCGGGTGGTTATGCTGCCATCTTTCGAGCATTAAATGAG ATAAAGAAGCGAGATCCTTTATTTGTACCATATTCTTTCCTGGACTTTGGATCAGGACTTGGAACAGGTACTTG GGCATCACACACACTCTGGGGAGACTCTTTAAAGGAGTATGTTTGTGTAGACAGTTCAGGAGACATGAACACCTTGGCAGAACAACTCATAACAG GGGGCACTGAGATAGATAATCCAGTGATCAAACAAGTATATTTCCGTCAGTTCCTCCCTGTTTCACCTAAG GTGCAGTTTGATCTTGTGATAGCTGCTTTCTCTTTGTCGGAACTAGCCACTCTGAACGAGAGAATTAATGTGATTTTCACACTGTGGAGAAAAACCAACTTCTACCTC GTATTGGTGGAGAATGGAACCAAGGAAGGCCATCAAATCCTCATGGAGGCTAGAGATACTATATTAAAG GGAGAAGAGGAGGTAACATACGACTTGAGGAGACCAGCTGTATTTGCCCCT TGTACTCATGAGCTGCCATGTCCCAAGTTGATCAAGCAACCTATAGTACCTTGCAACTTCTCCCAGTTCTACTATTCCCTGCCTTTATCCAGG AGCCTAGAAAGACAGCAGGAGAAGTTCAGTTACCTAATTATATCCAGGTCAGAGGGAGAGAAGGCAGGGAAGACCGAGGGCTTTGATATGGCCAGACTGACTGCACATGTCCATCGCCGGCCCAGACATGTTCAATGTCAGCTCTGTTGCACCAATGGAGAACTCCAACAACTTGCTGTAACAGCCCGTCATCATGGCCG GGACATGTACAGATGTGCTCGTAGCAGTGACTGGGGAGATCTGTTGCCAATATTTCATGCCGAGGAAACCACTGAAAATGACGAGAAACTATGA
- the si:ch211-284o19.8 gene encoding protein lifeguard 1, producing MADKQSHNTTQSGPNYGATAPLNSPPSYMPPPCPSSMPAQSGYVAPKIPPEEAGLSKAEEPTGDGYLTETTQLITPSFEDKTIRRAFIRKVFSVVTLQLLVTFSIVCVFTFSNTVKAAVQSNIWVYLSSYIVFLVVAMCLSCCSSFSRAHPWNLVGLSLVTLSLSYMVGTVASYHNTTSVIIALGSTLVISFTIIIFSAQTRVDFTICNGILLTLSVDLLMFGFFCIFFYSTILQVVYGCLGALFYALFLAVDCQLVMGRQKYRLSAEEYVFAALILYLDIIMIFLYILMILGGGSRN from the exons ATGGCGGACAAACAGAGCCACAATACGACTCAGAGTGGTCCTAACTATGGAGCGACTGCACCACTGAATTCTCCTCCGTCTTATATGCCCCCTCCGTGCCCCTCATCCATGCCTGCACAAAGCGGCTATGTTGCACCCAAGATACCACCAGAAGAGGCTGGCTTGAGCAAAGCAGAAGAACCAACAG GTGACGGTTATCTAACTGAGACCACTCAATTAATCACACCATCATTTGAGGACAAAACTATTCGGCGAGCATTTATCAGGAAG GTGTTCAGTGTGGTAACACTGCAGTTGCTAGTCACCttcagtatagtgtgtgtgttcaCCTTCTCAAACACCGTCAAGGCAGCGGTACAGAGTAACATTTGGGTGTACCTCAGCTCATACATTGTCTTTCTAGTGGTGGCCATGTGTCTCAGCTGTTGTTCATCATTCAGTCGAGCTCATCCCTGGAACCTAGTAGGACTG TCATTGGTCACTCTGAGTCTGTCCTACATGGTGGGAACTGTAGCCTCATATCACAACACAACTTCTGTGATCATTGCTTTAGGATCAACTCTGGTCATCTCATTTACCATCATCATTTTCTCAGCCCAG ACTCGTGTGGACTTTACTATTTGTAATGGCATTCTGCTCACACTATCAGTCGATTTACTCATGTTTGGATTCTTCTGCATTTTCTTCTACTCCACTATTTTGCAAGTAGTCTATGGATGTCTGGGAGCCCTTTTTTACGCACTG TTCCTGGCAGTGGACTGTCAGTTGGTGATGGGCAGACAGAAATACCGCCTTAGTGCTGAGGAGTACGTCTTCGCTGCCTTAATTCTCTACCTGGATATCATTATGATATTCCTCTACATACTTATGATTTTGGGTGGAGGCTCCAGAAACTAA
- the parp2 gene encoding poly [ADP-ribose] polymerase 2 isoform X1 yields MRRTRSCRGKSEAQSDSEASEVKTVWQWKGDDGEWELYSPAVCVQLATAKQAGEKSVSLALGPGYEVDLVKMTQINNVTKYKRKVRLHNVKSEDQNEGDTLNGNNGGTGVIQIKEEKEEEEEQPVSKKRRNEGRSQKASKAKPITKEEGEEVVKTVVMKGKAPVDPECKAKIGKAHIYSEGNDVYDIMLNQTNLQFNNNKYYLIQLLQDDNAKAYSVWMRWGRVGKVGQNSLVSCGGNLAQAKDTFQKKFFDKTKNDWEHRAHFEKVAGKYDMVFVDYNTEYKEEDKAKVSSPPPKKPCQLNSKVQSLLELICDLKAMEECVLEMKYDIKKAPLGKLSAEQIRAGYASLKRIEGCLKRKGSNKELLEACNQFYTRIPHDFGLRTPPVIRSTEELKEKIALLEALSDIQIAVKMVQFSVQSDEHPLDRQYRSLKCGLQPLDSDSNEYKIIENYLQSTHAPTHTDYTMTVLDIFAVEREGEKDNFHSQLDNRMLLWHGSRLSNWVGILNQGLRVAPPEAPVTGYMFGKGIYFADMSSKSANYCFANQKNNQGLLLLSEVALGEINELLDADSNAGKLPSGKHSTKGLGQTAPDPNNNVTLDGATVPMGPCVKTGVGQKGGYSLLYNEYIVYNPAQTHMRYLLRVKFNYSSLW; encoded by the exons ATGCGGCGAACAAGAAGTTGCCGAGGCAAGTCTGAGGCACAATCAGACAGTGAAGCTTCGGAGGTGAAGACAG TTTGGCAGTGGAAGGGCGATGATGGTGAGTGGGAACTGTACTCTCCAGCAGTATGTGTCCAGTTGGCTACAGCAAAGCAGGCTGGTGAAAAGTCAGTGTCACTGGCGCTCGGACCAGGTTATGAGGTGGATCTTGTGAAAATGACACAGATTAACAATGTCACCAAGTATAAGCGCAAAGTACGCCTTCACAATGTGAAGTCAG AAGATCAGAATGAAGGGGACACTTTGAATGGCAATAATGGAGGCACTGGTGTTATTCAGATTAAAGAAGagaaagaggaggaagaggagcagcCGGTCTCAAAGAAAAGACGCAATGAAGGAAGGAGTCAGAAGGCAAGCAAAGCCAAACCCATCACCAAAGAGGAAGGTGAAG AGGTTGTTAAGACGGTGGTTATGAAGGGGAAGGCCCCAGTTGATCCTGAATGCAAGGCTAAAATAGGAAAG GCCCATATTTACAGTGAGGGGAATGATGTATATGACATTATGCTGAATCAG ACTAATCTTCAGTTCAACAACAATAAATATTACCTGATCCAGCTGCTTCAGGATGACAATGCAAAGGCCTACAGTGTGTGGATGAGGTGGGGGCGAG TGGGTAAAGTTGGACAGAACAGCTTGGTTAGCTGTGGGGGGAATCTAGCTCAGGCCAAAGACACTTTCCAAAAAAA GTTTTTTGATAAAACCAAGAATGATTGGGAACATCGAGCACATTTCGAAAAGGTTGCAGGCAAATACGACATGGTGTTTGTAGACTACAATACTGAGTACAAG GAGGAAGACAAGGCCAAGGTCTCCTCTCCTCCCCCAAAAAAGCCCTGCCAACTGAACAGCAAGGTTCAGTCTCTCCTAGAGCTTATATGTGACCTCAAAGCCATGGAAGAGTGTGTGCTGGAGATGAAGTATGACATCAAAAAAGCTCCACTAG GTAAACTATCAGCAGAGCAAATTAGAGCCGGTTATGCTTCTCTGAAGAGGATTGAAGGGTGTTTAAAAAGGAAAGGCAGTAATAAAGAACTCCTGGAGGCGTGCAACCAGTTCTACACTCGCATTCCCCATGATTTTGG gttgcGGACACCCCCAGTCATACGATCAACGGAGGAACTAAAGGAAAAAATTGCTTTGCTTGAG GCTCTGAGTGACATTCAAATAGCAGTGAAAATGGTTCAGTTCAGCGTTCAGAGTGATGAGCATCCTTTGGACAGACAGTATCGCTCTCTAAAGTGTGGACTGCAGCCACTGGATTCTGACAGCAATGAATACAAG ATCATAGAGAACTATCTTCAGTCTACTCATGCTCCCACCCACACTGACTACACAATGACCGTTCTGGACATCTTTGCCGTGGAGAGAGAGGGCGAGAAGGACAACTTCCACTCTCAGCTGGACAACCG GATGCTCCTGTGGCATGGCTCTCGTCTGTCTAACTGGGTGGGGATCTTGAATCAGGGACTGCGAGTGGCCCCCCCAGAGGCTCCTGTAACTGGATACATG TTTGGTAAGGGGATCTACTTTGCAGATATGTCCTCTAAAAGTGCCAATTACTGCTTTGCCAATCAGAAGAACAACCAGGGACTCCTGCTACTGAGTGAG GTTGCCCTTGGGGAAATTAATGAACTCTTGGATGCAGATTCCAATGCTGGCAAACTACCTTCTGGGAAACATAGCACGAAAGGCCTGGGACAAACTGCACCTGACCCAAACAACAATGTAACATT GGATGGTGCAACAGTACCCATGGGGCCATGTGTAAAGACTGGGGTGGGGCAGAAAGGTGGCTACTCCCTTCTTTATAACGAGTACATAGTTTATAACCCTGCCCAGACACACATGAGATACCTCCTCCGAGTTAAGTTTAACTACTCCTCACTGTGGTGA
- the parp2 gene encoding poly [ADP-ribose] polymerase 2 isoform X2 produces the protein MRRTRSCRGKSEAQSDSEASEVKTVWQWKGDDGEWELYSPAVCVQLATAKQAGEKSVSLALGPGYEVDLVKMTQINNVTKYKRKVRLHNVKSEDQNEGDTLNGNNGGTGVIQIKEEKEEEEEQPVSKKRRNEGRSQKASKAKPITKEEEVVKTVVMKGKAPVDPECKAKIGKAHIYSEGNDVYDIMLNQTNLQFNNNKYYLIQLLQDDNAKAYSVWMRWGRVGKVGQNSLVSCGGNLAQAKDTFQKKFFDKTKNDWEHRAHFEKVAGKYDMVFVDYNTEYKEEDKAKVSSPPPKKPCQLNSKVQSLLELICDLKAMEECVLEMKYDIKKAPLGKLSAEQIRAGYASLKRIEGCLKRKGSNKELLEACNQFYTRIPHDFGLRTPPVIRSTEELKEKIALLEALSDIQIAVKMVQFSVQSDEHPLDRQYRSLKCGLQPLDSDSNEYKIIENYLQSTHAPTHTDYTMTVLDIFAVEREGEKDNFHSQLDNRMLLWHGSRLSNWVGILNQGLRVAPPEAPVTGYMFGKGIYFADMSSKSANYCFANQKNNQGLLLLSEVALGEINELLDADSNAGKLPSGKHSTKGLGQTAPDPNNNVTLDGATVPMGPCVKTGVGQKGGYSLLYNEYIVYNPAQTHMRYLLRVKFNYSSLW, from the exons ATGCGGCGAACAAGAAGTTGCCGAGGCAAGTCTGAGGCACAATCAGACAGTGAAGCTTCGGAGGTGAAGACAG TTTGGCAGTGGAAGGGCGATGATGGTGAGTGGGAACTGTACTCTCCAGCAGTATGTGTCCAGTTGGCTACAGCAAAGCAGGCTGGTGAAAAGTCAGTGTCACTGGCGCTCGGACCAGGTTATGAGGTGGATCTTGTGAAAATGACACAGATTAACAATGTCACCAAGTATAAGCGCAAAGTACGCCTTCACAATGTGAAGTCAG AAGATCAGAATGAAGGGGACACTTTGAATGGCAATAATGGAGGCACTGGTGTTATTCAGATTAAAGAAGagaaagaggaggaagaggagcagcCGGTCTCAAAGAAAAGACGCAATGAAGGAAGGAGTCAGAAGGCAAGCAAAGCCAAACCCATCACCAAAGAGGAAG AGGTTGTTAAGACGGTGGTTATGAAGGGGAAGGCCCCAGTTGATCCTGAATGCAAGGCTAAAATAGGAAAG GCCCATATTTACAGTGAGGGGAATGATGTATATGACATTATGCTGAATCAG ACTAATCTTCAGTTCAACAACAATAAATATTACCTGATCCAGCTGCTTCAGGATGACAATGCAAAGGCCTACAGTGTGTGGATGAGGTGGGGGCGAG TGGGTAAAGTTGGACAGAACAGCTTGGTTAGCTGTGGGGGGAATCTAGCTCAGGCCAAAGACACTTTCCAAAAAAA GTTTTTTGATAAAACCAAGAATGATTGGGAACATCGAGCACATTTCGAAAAGGTTGCAGGCAAATACGACATGGTGTTTGTAGACTACAATACTGAGTACAAG GAGGAAGACAAGGCCAAGGTCTCCTCTCCTCCCCCAAAAAAGCCCTGCCAACTGAACAGCAAGGTTCAGTCTCTCCTAGAGCTTATATGTGACCTCAAAGCCATGGAAGAGTGTGTGCTGGAGATGAAGTATGACATCAAAAAAGCTCCACTAG GTAAACTATCAGCAGAGCAAATTAGAGCCGGTTATGCTTCTCTGAAGAGGATTGAAGGGTGTTTAAAAAGGAAAGGCAGTAATAAAGAACTCCTGGAGGCGTGCAACCAGTTCTACACTCGCATTCCCCATGATTTTGG gttgcGGACACCCCCAGTCATACGATCAACGGAGGAACTAAAGGAAAAAATTGCTTTGCTTGAG GCTCTGAGTGACATTCAAATAGCAGTGAAAATGGTTCAGTTCAGCGTTCAGAGTGATGAGCATCCTTTGGACAGACAGTATCGCTCTCTAAAGTGTGGACTGCAGCCACTGGATTCTGACAGCAATGAATACAAG ATCATAGAGAACTATCTTCAGTCTACTCATGCTCCCACCCACACTGACTACACAATGACCGTTCTGGACATCTTTGCCGTGGAGAGAGAGGGCGAGAAGGACAACTTCCACTCTCAGCTGGACAACCG GATGCTCCTGTGGCATGGCTCTCGTCTGTCTAACTGGGTGGGGATCTTGAATCAGGGACTGCGAGTGGCCCCCCCAGAGGCTCCTGTAACTGGATACATG TTTGGTAAGGGGATCTACTTTGCAGATATGTCCTCTAAAAGTGCCAATTACTGCTTTGCCAATCAGAAGAACAACCAGGGACTCCTGCTACTGAGTGAG GTTGCCCTTGGGGAAATTAATGAACTCTTGGATGCAGATTCCAATGCTGGCAAACTACCTTCTGGGAAACATAGCACGAAAGGCCTGGGACAAACTGCACCTGACCCAAACAACAATGTAACATT GGATGGTGCAACAGTACCCATGGGGCCATGTGTAAAGACTGGGGTGGGGCAGAAAGGTGGCTACTCCCTTCTTTATAACGAGTACATAGTTTATAACCCTGCCCAGACACACATGAGATACCTCCTCCGAGTTAAGTTTAACTACTCCTCACTGTGGTGA